TACTGCGACCAATAGTCTGGTCGCTCGACGATTTGGAGCCAATCAGCGTTTCTCACGTCTCAAAATACCTCGCGGAAAAGTTCGGAGCTCCGGCCGCGATCGCTTCGCTTGCTCCGGCCGGGAGCTCAGTGAGCCCCGCAATTCGTACGCGACACGTGTATTTATCGATAGCAAAAAACGGAGTCGAATCGTAGCGAATCCTAAGTAGTGTAATAGCGAGTGCGATCTTTCCACGCGAATCTGACATTGTAACCAGCTTTCAATAAAGTGACTCTTGTCTCGTTTTACACGAGCTATTGACTATTTTTTGTGCTctcctcggcgcggcgcgcgaaaaCATCGAGCGGTCCACTAACAACATGCAATAGTAAAacttttcattataaatacataaacgacaataatattttcaacataCCTTTCAGATTGCTAATTGCATCTGCAAGAGATTCTAATGTGGCTGATTCTTTCCCTTCTTTGGCAGAAGTGCATTTCGGATCAATTGTGGAGCCTTTATCACTTGAAGAACATTTTTGAgaacttaattttttgtctGAAGTAGTTGCTGCAGACTTGCGCATTTCGGTAGAACAAGATGTCTCTTGTAGAAGTTTTACTTCTTTACAATCCAtgtaatttttgttctttgaCCTTTCATGAGAGACATTTATCTCATGTGTGACATAAGAGTTTTGgctttttacattattatctgAAGATGAAGCTTTATCTACGCATGacgattttatcattttattcacTTTGACAGGCTCACTTGCCTGCGCCGAATTGCTCGCATTCGCTAATTTTGGTAGTGGTGGTATCGATTGTATATTTCGTctttttgtgttattttttttcttgttattgTCAGATTTATCGTCAAAATACTTAATCGGTTTTCTCAATCGTTTTCCTTTccctttttcttcaaaatctGAGTATAGCGTGGCATTaagatttttggaaaatttgaCCAGCATTTTCATTCCCTGATCATACTTCCCTGCAAAAGTCATAAAATCCAAATGTAAGAGTAAGAATTGTAAACTATGAAAAAAGGCAAATTGTTGGGGATTCCcccaatttattaatataaaaaattgtatccgTCCGTTATATGTACTGCGATATACTTTTCGTTTGCTTCTCACACAAAATTCTCGATAAGTTCGGAACCGCCGGAAGAAGCCGATCCGCGCCGAAGGCGAGCGCGCGTCAGCATCCCCACGCGGCTCGCCCGACCGCCGGCCTCCCTTCCAacgaacccgccgcgccggggtaTTTAAGTCGGCGCTCCGACAGGAGCCGGCACTTCGTCTTAGCTCCGGCTCTCTGCTGCCTTCGACGAAGCCTACCCCATCCAATATCCCAGGGCACACGCAAAAGGAGGTCCGGTGTTCCGAGCCTCTACTGAGAGTTCTCAGAGTGTTCCCGAACTCCATCCAACTTACTCCCGACGGCCATGGTTCAGCGAGGTCGAGTGTACTCAGCCTCGTAACGAGGGTTCTCGTAGCCATCGCCCCGGGCATTCGCACATACCAATCGCGTTTTCGCCCGCGTGCAAATGCAACGTCACGGACCGCGCCGAAGGAGTATAAAATAGGATAAAACCGCGCTTCGGTAAAGTCGTTCTTCATGTAACACCGCGCTTCAAACACTACAAGTCACAGCGCGCCGAGTGCATTCGCACTAATTTATCTGTACATCTCGCGTTTCGTCAGTTTTGTTATCATATCGAATAAAGTTTGTATGTATTGTAAGTCAATTGCTGTCTTTTGGGCCTTCCACTCAAGTTCCTAACAAGCGATCGAGTCCGCGTTCAGCTGAAACCCCGATCGTCTCATAGTTAAAAGACTGAACGAAGCCACTCGCAATTATCTCGCGTTCTCGCGGAGCGGATTCGGCGATTCGTTCGGCGCGTTTCTTGCGCGCCCGAACACAAATTATGcgtgaaaaattatcttaatgtaaaatttaccAATGTCTTCTTCTATTGTCTTGATGGCAAAACAATTCCACTCCGAATTAGCCTTTGCACACTGTTTTACTAATTTCTGTACAGTCGCTTGATGTTCAGTCATAGGATACCAACATAATGTCCCCGTCGTCGTAATCCACGAAGACGGAATAAGATCGTTGAAACTTTCAATATCTTTGTCTTCGTCTGTTTCAAAGTGGACAATTGACCATTTTGCCACATCGTCATCAGTATGCATTTTTCCAGTAGATACtgatttttcgcaaaaaacGTTATCATTCAtgcttgatattttataattgtatccAAATTAATTGGATTGcctattataatttgttattcctgcaaaaatattagaaacagaacacttgtaaaattttataatttcataaactTATTGGATAAACAACATTCTGATCGGTATTttgtaacattatattttatacaataaaaaacttataatttaagaattctagttttaatatagaattaagaattaatagtctttaattacattaatcttaatttttaaattcattaaaactaaTTTGCTTTGTTTGATTGTATTTTgagtaaaattttgttattataaatccataaatattgattaaacaCAATTAAGCAACTAATATAAAACAACCTGTCTTCGAAGCGCGGATCGAGCTCGCGGCTGGCCGGGGTTCGAAGGAGGTGCGGAGAAGCAGACGGGTGGCGAGGTTAGCGAAATGAAGGCGCGTCTCGGTTAAGAGaaaatagttaaatttattctataacaATTACAATCTACGCTCGCGACATTTACAATGGGTCGATGCGTGCGAGGCGACGTTGGTTTAgtcgcgggcggcgcggggCAGCCCGCGGTATGTGCGGGGCGGAGCCGGTGCTGTTGTATTCGCGCGGACCGAATCGCGTGGTGGCAGGTATCGGCACGGGCGGCGCCGGTTTCCCGGCCAGCCCGGCCCGGAGCGCGGGAAAATGGCGCGAAGCGCGGCGGCGATATGGATCGCAAAGCGTGGATAACGCGGCGGAAGCGGGTCGTcggccgagacacactcggcgagggcagagaatgccggaggcgctctaccgtCTTGTCCGGACAGGCTTCGGATGATTTGGATAACGAGAAGCTGGTCCTTtgccgagacacactcggtgaagacagagaatgccggaggcgctctaccttcgTATCCGGACGGCTTCGGGTGATTCAGATAGGTGCAAAAAGCTGGTCGTtagccgagacacactcggcgaagacagagaatgccggaggcgctctaccttgCGTTCGGACTGGCTTCGTGCGGGAATTCAGGATCGGTGTTGTCGGGAAGACGGATGATCGGGAATCGCGCTCTGTGCCAGCGATGCTGGGCTtatatacgcgtcgcggcggcgtcgcggcgtggtgggggtagcgacggcgatcgcgagcgccgggCCGGTGCGGCGGACGGTCGGGGATCGCGGCGCCCCGACGCTATGATCGCGTTCGGCGGTCTTCGGCCGccttcggcaccgctcggcgcggtgaaGCGGTTGCCGCGTGTTAAGTCCATTCGCGGACTTCCTACCATgtgatgattaaaaaatacgctGGGCACATCGTGCCCGTTCTTCACCCCCGCGGGTGGTCGGCGGGGTGGTCTCGGCGTGGTGTTCCTGCCGGAACGATGCATGTttgggggtgcatcgttacatcACCCCCCTTCTTGGAAAGCGCGAATTCGGCGCTCTACGTTTTCGGTTTAATTTCCCGAATGCTGCGGACGGAGCCGGTTGCGTTGAATCGGATATGCCATCGCTTGCCTCCCGACCGCGTTTTGTGCTGCCGAGACGTGCGCATGGTAATGGGGCACCCATATGATGTGCCCGTCCTCTACGGCTACCGGGATCGAGGGCGGTGGCTGGGTCCCTTCCGCCCGTAATGGTCGGACCTCGGCTGGTGCTGGTTGCGGCGGCGGAGGCGCAAGGATCCTCGTCGTGGCTGCCTCTGGAGGTGCCGTCGGGCCGGTGGTTGGTATCGGCGGGGGTCTCGCCGGTGCCGGCGGGTTGTTGGCCGGTGTCGGTGGCGGTGCCAGGGGTTTTAGACGGCTCCGTATGGCCTCCAGGTCGACTTTCGTCTTCTCTATTTTGGTGATTCTCGGCACGGCGCGTGGTCTCGGCTGGCTCAGTGGCGGTGGCGGGGTGGTGAGCCATTCTAATTTTCGCCGTTGCTGCTCGTCGGACCGTTGGATCGTGCAGCCGACCGTCGGCACGTTTTTGCGTGTCGGCGGTGCGCCTGCGGGTGCGGTACTCTTGGCgagggcggcggcggcggcggaccCTCTGTGGAAGAGCCTCGACCAGGTATGCCCAATGTCCGGGTGGGTCGGGTCATACTCCTCTGGCTCGGCGAGGATCTTGTTGATTTCCTCGAGAACCAATCTCCCCTCTCAACCGGGAGACCGCCCCAAGCGCCGCGGCCGCTCCGCCGGACGAAACGCGCCGACACCTCGAGGAGGCCTACGAACTCGTGAGAGTACACCTGGCGCGCGCTTTTCAGAGAcaggaaaaatattacaatctaCGACGCCGCCAGTGGGCACCGAAGGTCGGGGAGTGGGTATGGAAACGCGAATACCCACTCTCCAACAAAGCCGCCGCGTTTAACGCCAAGCTGGCACCGAAGTTCCGCGGACCCCTCGAGGTGCGCCGAATTGTATCACCGGTAATCGTCGATCTCCGCGACAAAAGCGGCGCCCTTCAATATTCCATAAAACGACCGATTCGTCGGCGCCATAAAACAACCTGTCTTCGAAGCGCGGATCGAGCTCGCGGCTGGCCGGGGTTCGAAGGAGGTGCGGAGAAGCAGACGGGTGGCGAGGTTAACGAAATGAAGGCGCGTCTCGGTTAAGAGATTTCCGTGGACGGGTTACTCGGGGGGTCGGCGTGTATCGCGGTTACCGGGGTGAGCGGGGGGTCTTGATTTAGGGTTATGGCCGGGGGCGGGAGGCGGAGGGTGTCCCGTGCTTCGAACATCTCGGGATTTTCATCGATGAATTTACTCAATCGTTTCCGGAGTTCGTCGAGGCTGCCCTCGGTGTCGAGTCCGAGCATTTCCATTTCGTGCACGAGATCGCTCTTACTGAGCCGGTAATAAAACTCCTTCATCTTGCCGTTCTCCCGGGTCTGCTCCTTACGGTCGTGTCCCTGTTCGGGCGCcataaaaaacttataatttaagaattctagttttaatatagaattaagaattaatagtctttaattacattaatcttaatttttaaattcattaaaactaaTTTGCTTTGTTTGATTGTATTTTgagtaaaattttgttattataaatccataaatattgattaaacaCAATTAAgcaactaatatatatttataatttgatgaatttaCTCTTCCTCTGTAAGGTTTAAAATTATCACGTTTGTGACTTAATTAAACGAGTATATAGCTTATATTGTATGATTACAAATGAATTATTTGTACCTGTAATGTGTTCCTTATTGTCACATACAAAGATGACATAcccatatataaaatacaataccagatgaaaaaagaaaaatagattgaAGTAGAATAGTAAGATCTCAATTAAAGCGTATCACAATGTAAAATTGACAGTACAACGTAACCAGTTTTGTACGGCAACTGTACGTATTTTGTCGTAATTTCTGACAATGGCCACATTTTGAGATTCgctaatttattaactttaaatacCCCCACGCGGGAACTCTCAGAAGGTATAGTGTAGAAGTCgcatttattaagaaattctCTACCGATAACAACTGGAACTTGCAAATGCCCACAAAAAGCTATATTCTCAATTTGAATAATGGTTCCGGCAGCACTACCACAGCAATTATTAGGgcttttgtttattattttaaattttggaaGAGCAACACCACGATACTGACGCGTACAAGCTGGTAACAAAGGACCCTCATTATGGGGATTTAAAAAACTTGGAAATTGTTTATCTTGGCGttttttccttaaataatCCGACTCAAACGACATTATTTCTCCAATTCGTCGTCCTATTTGCTCAAGTGGCTTATTGCGTCCtctaacttttcttttaatgttttgcatataattttcaaaaggaAATGCAGATATCGTATTCAAGGAGAAATCATTTAATTTGTCGACAAAATCATCTACATCATCAACTATGTGAATGCTGTTATGAAAAttgtgagaaataaaatttcaatcgtATAATAATACAGTTGACtgaacaaaatgttttaaaagatctttagCAAATTGACGAAATTCCTGCTTTTTACATAGATTcacgtttaataaaattctcattGCAAAATGAAATTccaagaaatgtatatatttctctttactCAAAACATTCTTGAGAACAATTGGtcctatatataaaagaaataatctaAATTCCGTTGCTTTCCACCGTAAAACAATGTAGAGTTCTCTACATTTTCTTGCAAACTCTACAGGAATATACCTTTGAAACTGAACAAGAAAATTTGACACCAATTGAACTTGTGCAGCCGAAAGTCTATGAGGAATTGCTCCCTGGTACCACATATTCACTATCATTGAACGCATTATGCCAAGACATTGCAAGTGTAAATAAtcgagaataaaatgctttacAAAATCTAAATCCGCGATATTAATAAGAGGAGTATCTCGACGGCGAAAATTCGGGTCTCTCCTTTGTACAAAATCTTCAGAAGTGCGAGCAGGACTCTCTAAATCAATGAAAATCCGTCGATTGTCTGAGGTGACACCTCGAACAGTACACCTAGTGCAGGAATGAAATCCTGTATGTGATACGGTTCCCATAATATAACTTTTCGCTGGAGCATcgcaaacaaaataaacaccATCTAACTGTGCAGTATGATTCTCAAAATGAAGGCCATTCTCATGGAGACTATTAATTTCAGTTATAAAATCTGTTAAATAATCTTCTAAATTTACAGGTTTTTCTTTACCGTAATAAATTCCTATAGGAAATACTTCTTTACGCAATTCTGGAACGGATACTACAGTGCATAATATAGGATACACTTAATCAGGCGAACTTCTAAACAGAGATAATCCatcaatgtttattaataatttaaaagaatttaaggttttcaaatattcagaagcaatttttaataattgatttttcaaTCCTATATGAATGTAATAGCCAGGCTCaacaacttttttaattaattttgttcctGTTTTCAACAGTGTTCGTGCACTGACAGGAAATCTGTCTTCTGAATCATCGGCAAAACATTCgtgattttcttttaaacctTTCAATAAGTCTGAAATTGCTTCGTGCGTTACATTATGCTTTAAAGCCCAACCACGAAGAAATTTTAGCACTTTTAAATTTGCGGAAGCTAAATTGTCACTAGACCGCGAACAGTTAGAATTATATGGCGAGTAAGGATGGTGGGGAGAATTATCAAggtttatattttcatacaaaatatactCTTCTCCATTACCATCGTTATTGcagtattcataatcagaatGTTCAGAGTACTCAAAATTATGAGAATAGTCAGAAAATTCAGACTGATCAATAAGTTCCAAATTGTGAGGAagttcaaatttctttttatcatgAAAAACATCTGGTATTTCAGAAGTATGGGTTCTAACGAAAGTATGTGATTGTTCCAATTCAATTGAAGAATTCGTTGAATTGGATTCCTCTACATCTTCACTGATAAGTTTccttatttttactttcttatgAAGCTTATGAAACGCTATATCTTTTGGCATATTCTTGAATGaactgtaaaaatatgattacataaaatatgcagatatattagaaatatattctcaGACAACATAGATCCCCCAAGGACATTCTAGACATTTTGAGATACCCTACGCTGTAACGGGTATATATAAGAGAACGGGTATATTCGCAGTTCGTCGTAATTGGTCCTGCTTAGGCAGTCTAAAATGGCGAACTGCGAATACCCgttcttttatatacatataccctGCGTTCTAAGAACTTCCCCAGGATACACACATtaactcatatatatatataatatatagtgacgacaacgacgatgtcctcacggtctcgccggccgtggaggagcgcgccgtcgctttTATTCACTAAAGATCTCTTTCTAAATCGCGATACTTCTCTCCGAAACCCAGGTGGTAGCTCGACTGAATAGTTTTTTGtaaatgttgggcgccaggtgcgattcctcACACCACGATGTACGAGATCGCCGTTTTCTCAGGCGTGGGCTTCTTCGATTAATCGCGGTTGGAAGAGGAGAGGGAGCGTAGCGCAATCAACACATCCGAGTAAcaagaaacataaaaatatattttaattaaggcAGATAACAAGTGGAAGAAGGTAGGCGTGTTCCACAGCGAACAAGCAGAATTCGAGCACGCGCCACGTGTCACCCCACGAGCGCGATACTCATTCCGTCGCTGAACTGCACAGCAATCCCGGTCGAATTCGTACAAGACTATTCCCCGACATAAGTTGCAGCGAATTCTACCCGGACGGTCAAACGCGAAATACTCGAAAACATTTACTTCCAACAAGCGCACGAGGTCCCGCTTTTATAACTAACGCAATTTCCTTACAATCTACCGCGACAGAGCTGGGGATCTTCACTCCCCACGAGACGCACGAATGGACTCACCCGTAAACGCGACACAACCGTGAGCCATTAATCCCGATGAAACGTACGGACATCCACTTATAATTAGCGCGAACTTAACCGGAAACGATAACCACGAGACTCTCACACGCGCGAGAGCAACCTCCCGAAACTACGGCACGGTTAAGCCAACGACGATTACGAAATtacacgcaacgaaattacacgcaacgaaatcacacgcaacgaaattacacgcaacgaaattacacgcACGCGGACTGTCGGCGACCGTACGTTTGCATCCCCGGGACGGGCACTCGCGACCACTTTTTTGTACGAGCCCTCCCGCGATATGGTACTCGGTATTATTCAAGTTACGGCGGATTTCATCGATTCTcgcggcacaacgcgactcCCGGGAGGGCCTTAGTATTACAACGATCTTACTTTAAGGAGGCTGAGCAGTGGCCTTACAATTAATCCCTCGTTCCGGCAGCTCGTCGTTCGGCTCGCAGGGCTGGATGGTACCTCGATGGCGGCCAGGGTGTGCAAACTCCTATGGTTTTATCGGCGACGGAAGTTGAGTTCAATCTTGTGTAGTGAAAGCGCAGGCGGCAGCACTATGTTTCCCCCACCATCATCCAGTCTATATTTCGCTTGATTTCTAACGACTTCCAACAACTGAACGACTTCATCGGATCGTGGATTGGACTTCAAAACGAGAACGATTGTGAACGATTGCTGCGATTGTTGACGATTGCATAGCATTGAGAAGTGTTGAGAAGTGAGTTATTGAAAGTGAGATAAAAGTGAGGCATTTAAGGAAGGTTAGCAAAAGAAATTTCTGATTACAGGCAGATACTagacgagaaaaagaaaaaaagaagaaatttggAAACAGAAAGATTTGCACACATATAATactgattaaaatattttttagtttattacatacattatcaactaattattattattataataataattgcatgtaaatttattctatttcttatttatcacTTATATTAGAACATATAAGTAGAATGTTTCATTGATACATAATTCTAAGACAGcagattttattcatttcatattttataagaaaattttagatttacagGAAAAATGGTTTGGAAGTGTTGCGTACCAGGATGTGCGACATCGTCTAAGCTTCCATCACATGCATTACCGAAAAATGTGGACAGAGCGCATACATGGCTAAGAGCAATTCAACGGATTAATCTGATTGGTAAGTTGaaagcaaattttaataattgatgtACATAAggctataaaatataatacaaacaaAATCGAGAAAAAGCCAGCAACGGTCATAGCGGATcttatagtattaaaataatatttatttgtgattttatattcattttttcaaattgctCTATTTTCGGCcttgcaaattttaaatttttgtaaaattaattataaagttaattatttaaataataaaataagtactataattattaaatactataatatagaaaagtatttaaatattgtgttttagtgttttttaatttattgtgttACAGATGCACCAAAGGAAGTATTATCAAAACTAAGAATTTGCTTTGACCATTTTTCTGATGATTCAATAATATCTTATGAAATTAAACGACGTCTTAAAGATAATGCAATACCTACATTGGAGGGGTGTCAATAAGGCCGTTTTTCCACGTCAGAATCGCTCCAAACTGTGGTATTTTCTTCCTACCGATGTAGCTCACAACCTCCTAGAACCGTTTGCTGTCCGAGCAATTGGAGGCTGAGAACGGGCAacttgaaatctcaaaaatcaaTGCAGTTTTTTACATGGTGGTAGTGCCGGTCTCATTTCAGCATGTAATTGTTGGAACGGAGGGTGGAAGGGAGGGTGGGGGAGGGAAAGAGTGAAAGCGGGAGATAGAGAAGGATGGGAAGGAAGGAGGGGGGAGGTAgaaggggagagagggaggcaAAAATCTCTCCAAACTGTGGTATTTTTTTCCTACCGATGTAGCTCACAACCTCCTAGAACCGTTTGCTGTCCGAGCAATTAGAGGCTGAGAACGGGCAacttgaaatctcaaaaatcaaTGGAGTTTTTCATGTGGTGGTAGTGCCGGTCTCATTTCAGTATGTAATTGttgggagagagggagaatgGGATGTAGAGAGGGAGGGAAgtagagggggagagagacagaggaagggagggaggaagagaaagagagagggaggcaGAGCGTGGCAGAGGGATGGAGAGGGAGGCAGAGGGGGGCAGatgaaaggaaaaagagggagggagaagaagagagggaaagagagaaagaaagagagagagagagagagtggaaAGGAGGgtggaagagaaagagggagagagtggAAAGGAGGgtggaagagaaagagggagggagtGGAAAGGAGGgtggaagagaaagaaggagggagagagacagaggaaAAGGGAGATAGGGAAAGGGagggaagggagggagaggaaggcAGAGAGTgatagagggagagagaggaagacaGACCTGCTCCCTTCCGTCTGGTTCCcgtcatctctctctctctctctctctctctttctctttctctctttccctctctcctccctccctccctttccttttctctgcccccctctccctccctctgcCACCCTCTGCcttcttctccctctctctccctccctcccttcctctgtctctctccctctctacTTCTCTCCCCCTCTACCTCccaccctccctccctccctctctcccaaCAATTACATACTGAAATAAGACCGGCACTACCACCATATGAAAAACTGCAttgatttttgagatttcaagtTGCCCGTTCTCAGCCTCTAATTGCTCGGACAGCAAACGGTTCTAGGAGGTTGTGAG
This Temnothorax longispinosus isolate EJ_2023e unplaced genomic scaffold, Tlon_JGU_v1 HiC_scaffold_54, whole genome shotgun sequence DNA region includes the following protein-coding sequences:
- the LOC139824739 gene encoding uncharacterized protein; the encoded protein is MKMLVKFSKNLNATLYSDFEEKGKGKRLRKPIKYFDDKSDNNKKKNNTKRRNIQSIPPLPKLANASNSAQASEPVKVNKMIKSSCVDKASSSDNNVKSQNSYVTHEINVSHERSKNKNYMDCKEVKLLQETSCSTEMRKSAATTSDKKLSSQKCSSSDKGSTIDPKCTSAKEGKESATLESLADAISNLKGMLKILLSFIGPLDSHFIESWLQCQIRVERSHSLLHYLGFATIRLRFLLSINTRVAYELRGSLSSRPEQAKRSRPELRTFPRGILRREKR
- the LOC139824740 gene encoding uncharacterized protein, with protein sequence MVWKCCVPGCATSSKLPSHALPKNVDRAHTWLRAIQRINLIDAPKEVLSKLRICFDHFSDDSIISYEIKRRLKDNAIPTLEGCQ